In Drosophila busckii strain San Diego stock center, stock number 13000-0081.31 chromosome 3R, ASM1175060v1, whole genome shotgun sequence, the sequence CTTGGGCTATAGTCTTCTTAGTCGCATAGCGATTGGCATCCATGGCTTTCatctgtaaataaaattggaGTTTTATGTTTGTACTAAGCTGTTACTAAAATATTACCATCTTAACTAAGTGCAATGTTCTTCGTGCGCTGTGTAAAAGAGACTGTAAAATCAAAACTTAAGCGAGACTATAGTTAGGTGCgtctatatatttgttatctTTTGCCAATTTGTCTTGACTTGCtgataaacaaagcaaacaatgttTTAGAAACAATTAACTAATAGTGCTACAAGAGCATAATGAGAGCAAGgatattttgcaaaatttaaaaacaaattaattaaacataaaatgctaaaatgcAGCTGTTCAGAATCCTTTTAATccatgcaaattgcagctattATAAGACATCATTTAACAgctagcaatttaaattataaaatcaataagcCGACACAACAGCCgttaacaattatattttctcATATTTAAACAGCAAGAACTGAATTTGTTAACAGTatatcatatacatacattaagCCATACATGCAATAGATAcatatgtgtttgtatgtgtgtgtgtgtgtgtacagttTGTGCATGACATAGATACAAAGCAATCTACTCGAATTTAGGCGCATAAatgaaaagctttttgttCTCTGCTCAATAAGATAAATACAATCGTGcacatgcaattaaaattttatttagttttaatttataaaaaaataaaagttttgttgATAAACTTTGTTTTACTTACTTCAGTTTCATTCATTCGCGGTATTTCGTTAGCTCGCATCTCAATTAAAGCCATTGTCAACTTATTGCTTACACGCTGCTGCCTTGAcgttaattaaaacaaaagcaagtatATGTTGCATAAACTAACTAATAGTAGTTAATCCAACTTCCTAACAATAGCTGAAGCATAAACTTGTATTGCTGTTGTCATAGAAACGTTCGCTTTGGCGCACAACCAAACGGTTAAACAAACGAAACTCAACTGAACTGAGTCAagagtgcgtatgtgtgtgagagagtggATTGGGGCTCTCTGGATTGGGGCTGAGCTTATTCGCATTGTGCATGACTAAGCTGCTGTCTATTTGATTTCCTTTATGTGCTGCTTTATCAAGCGATCTTTATGAGAATCATCAGTACACATTAGacattgcaattgtttttagttttgatttattttctatatgttGCGAAAGCAATCTCAATaaatagcatatttttaaatactttgcgCCTAGTTTTAATGCATTACCAcatatgcaattgttttaacaatttagttgttgttgtgatagTTAAATCTCTTGTTAGCTGACACATGGATTTGTTACAAAGTTTAATAAGCCTTTTACATGTAGcgtttatataaacaaataaacaaactaaaaagtCTTTCTGTGCACGGCACGTTGGCCTTCCTCCTCGAACTCTCGTTTTGAGACCCACATCTTTTTGAATGTGTCCAGTGAGGCCAATATAGACCCGCCCATCCAGGTGGAGTACAGACGCTCCTGTGGCGCAGCAATCTAAACATAAAGAGcgtaagtatatataataaggCTACATTTGCTTAGTTACCCTAATTTTCAGATCCTTGGCCGAGTGTTTTCTTAGTTCGGCCAGCAAGCGATCGCCGAAACCTTTGAAAAGCGTTGAACCACCCGAGAGCACAATATTCTGATAGAGCATTTTCCTGAGATCCATATCCGACTTTTCAATAGAATACATGAGCACATCATGTATGCCCTCGCACTCTTCGCCCAACAAATCGGGCCTAAAGAGCACTTCCGGTGCACGAAAACGTGCCTGACCAATTTCCAGTGTCTTGCCGTCGGGCAGTTTATAAGAAAACTTTTCAGTCTCCACGGTTTCCTCTTTCTGCGGATTTGTAGCCAAGTAGCATACTTTCTCCTTGATCGAGCGCACAATTTCAAACTCTGCCGTTGACCGGAAATTGAAGCCCTCACGGCGTATAAGTGTTTTGAGGTAACGTGTCACATCACGCCCGGCAATGTCCACACGCATAATACTGTGAGGCATGGCGAATCCCTCATAGATGGGCACAGCATGCGTCACACCATCGCCTGCGTCAAGAACGACGCCCGTAACACGGCCAGTGGCATATAGACTGAGCACAGCCTGCATGGAGACAAAGAGCGCTGGTGCATTGATGCCTTCGAAAAAGAATTCAGCAGCCTTTTCACGATTGCGACGTGGATTCAAGGGTGCTTCTGTTAAAAGCACAGGATGATCCTCCGTAAACGTCGCCAGTTGTTCCTATCAAGCAGAGTTAGTCCTGTAGCTTTGTTAgctatgccacacacacttacTTTACTGTATATGTAGCTCCATATACGCTCCATGTCATTCCAGTCCGTTACAATACCGTGCTCCATGGGATATCTTATGCTAAGCAGACCACGATGCTCCTCAGCCTTGGGGCCTACAAATATGTCGCCCTCCAAGGCGCCCGCCATGACACGTACATGCTTTGGTCTGCCAATGCTAAAAGATGATAATATTACCAATAATTCCAGACAGCATTTAGATCTGCCACTTACTAATTGGGAAACCTGCACTTTGGAATGTGCTCACCAGCAAAGCCGGCTTTGATCACACCGGAGCCctgtaaaaattcaaaaccatattttgaaattttagtaACGCGTGTACATTCTAGTCAACAACatataaaatcattttatagATTTccatattttacaaatttttaaagtttctAACAATGGGCACAAGAGCTATACCAGAAGTGGACATGATAAATGCATCCAGGAGCTTACGCCAGCAGCGTAAGGCTATACTGGGCTTCGCACCGAACATAGGACTTTCTTTTGTGAACTATCGCAGCATGGAGCTGGTGGACAATTTTTACTTGGACTGTCAAAATCATAGAGATTACTTTCGTGATCCGTACGACAAGCTACATCGCCCGCCCATCTTTCGCTATCAACAAGGCAGCTGCGGCATGAAACCGGACTACAATGCTGAGGCATTGGTTGCACCCACTAAGTGGGTGGTGGAACGCAAGCCTGTGGTGTATCCTGAACAATATAGTCGCCATCTAAACTTGGATGGCAGCATACGCATTGGAGCGTATTGTGCCAGCAAATCCGATAATAGATTCAAACGTTAAGATTTTTGTTCTGTTGCATGTTTAATGTTTCGTTCGTTCATTTGTccaaaattgtttgtaattaaatttggcagtgttaataaattatattaagcgTTCAGTTATTAGtcataacaaatgcaaatgttgtcTTGAGAGAGTTGGCACAAAGGCCAGTGGCGTCGGCAGCCTAGTAAAGTGTGGGAGGGGTTAAAGTCAATGTCtctctattttatttagctgccgTAATCCGCTCAGAGCTGTtttaacaacatttggtttattttatgACCATCCCTTTTATACAAAAGCTGTCGACGCTCATTGGTGTCAGCTTGGCTTAGTGTTAGTTGGTGATGTCACTTGCCAATATGAAAAAGCTACCAGTGTTTTCAAGCAGCCACTAAGTATGTGTCTGCTATGGTCAAATAAACACTTACGTTATCTATCACCACGGGCTGATTGACCACGACATCATAAGGCTCCATCTTTGTgcgtttattttagttataaattacaatttgcaaacTTTTCCTAATTTAATCGCGGTGTCGTGTGTAGTGTGACCGCGGCCTGCTTTGCCAGCAATAccaaaaaataccaaaacgCACAAAATACCAAAAGTTATCGGTGGCCTGCAGTGGCAATCGCGTATCGAAAAACTGTTTTACTTGTTGAACTTGAGTTTATTGGTAATATAATGGCTACAGCTGTAAATCCTGAGAAGAAATTGGAGCCACCGCCAGGACTGAAGGCTTTGATAGAGCATCTGGTGTCGGTGTATCCGGATCAGCCCAATCCGCTGCAGGTCACAACGCTGCTCAAGTATTGGCTTGGTGGTGTCGATCCGCTCGATTACATTTCCATGTACAGCAACAATGGTGAGGGACAGGAAGAGAATGATTCTTTGCGTATACCAGCACATTGGCATTATGTTAGTTTTGGCTTGAGCGATTTGCATGGCGATCAGCGCGTACATCCCAAAGAGGAGGAGCACTCTACGAGATCGGGCATGGGCTTTGAGTTGACTTTTCGCTTGGCTAAAACAGAGGCtgagctgcaacaacaacgtgaGTGTCCAGACAAACCGCTGAGGCCACCCACATGGCCTGCGAATCTGCTGCAGTCTATTGCACGCTACTGTTTCCAAACTGGCAATGGACTCTGTTTTGGCGACAACATACCCTGGCGCAAGAGCTTGGATGGCAGCGCTAACTCACGCATGCAAAGTTTGCTGGTGGCGCAGGATCCACAACTAGGTTCTATAGATACGCCCTTTGGCACTGTGGACTTTTGCCAAATAGTGGGCGTAACTGAGGAGGAAGTAGAGCAGGCTTCACGCTGGAATGGACGCGGTGTGCTCAATTTGCTAGGCAAGGATGTGCAAACAGGCGGCGATTGGCTGGTTACCAATATGGATCGAGGCATGAGCGTGTTTGAGTTGTTCCCAGAAACATTGCTTAACCTGCAAGATGATTTGGAGAAGCAGGGCTCTGATTTGGCAGGCATCAACGCCGAGTTTACATTTAGAGAGCTTAAAGAAACCAAAACGATTAAAGAGGAAGTGGATTTTCAAACGTTAAACGAACGCTGTGCCAGCGACGATAACAATAGACAGTTGTTGGAATCACAGCTGAAGCGTGAGGAGCCCAGTTTTCCGCAATCCATGTCCATGAGCAGCAGTTCGCTGCACAAGTCCTGTCCGCTAGACAATCAGCCTCAAGCACCCGACTGCATATCGCTGGAAGGCATTGAAATAACGCTGGCACCCTATGcagccaaatatttaatgctggcCATAAAGGTAAATGTGGTTTGAAATGAAAGTAAATGTAATTAACATGTAATATTTCTTGACAGGATCGCATACGTCATGGCAGACATTTTACATTCAAGGCACAGCATTTGGCGTTGACGCTGGTGGCGGAAAGTGTAACTGGAGCTGCGGTTAGTGTCAATGAACCCTTTGGCGTATTGGGCTATTGGCTGCAGGTGTTAATACCGGATGATCTGGTGCCGCGACTTATGGAAGCCTTTCGTAATGCACAGCTGGATGGCAACGTGGAGCCCACACAGCGTCTGGAGTTTGATTGGCCGGACAAGAATTTCAGGCTAATTGTGGATCAGCCTGTTTTCACGCTGCCCACGGCCATGTCCATAGAGGCGGCGGCAAatgcggctgctgctatttAAGTGACTCTCACTACTATATGTATTACTCAAGACTAACTGAAAATGAATCTTCCACTAACACGTAAGCATTTAGTTATATACACAGCTTATAtacacattatatatattatacttgagcataaacattttaaagtgTCAAAAGTGTAAAGTGTCAGAGCAGCACTTGAGTGTGGCCATTGTACGCCCGTTTGCGTTTGAGCTCAAAAGACGGCGCCACAGCCTCTTCAACTGCTGGGGGTCACAACGGATATGCCCACtttatgtacaaaaaaaaaagaaaaatgtcaACGTTCGTTTTCACTTGTCTTCAGTTTCTAATTTCTGCgaattgaaatcaattaaacTTACGATATACGATGTATGAATTTTTTGGTTGCTGCAAAattgtgtgcaaaaaaaaagaatctcAGCTTCGTTGCGATCATGTGATATGATTGATGCATGTGCTCTGCTTGCAGCGCAGCTTAAAGAGCTTTGCTCTTATCAGTTAAActgttttgcttttcgtttttgttttgctgctcatCTTTCGGCGCTtaggcgctgctgctactgtcgCTGTCGTCGACGGTCGTCGGCGTTGTCGTTTACCGTTGCCATCGTTACCGCAAAAACGCAACCGTTTGTGGGTTTTGTTTACATCAGAGtagagcgcacacacacacacaacaattcTCACGCTCTTAGGTCTCTGCTCGCGAGCAAAAgtgacaaatttttatttttttgcaagccAAGCGCGCGTTGTTggaaaataattcaattatttttcattccGTTGCCGGCAACGCAAGCGTTTGGTCGTCTTTTCGTCGTGCGGGctaaaattgtaacaaatCTCCGACGCTCTCTCGCGCTCAGTTTTGTTTCTGCCGCGTCTTGCACTCCACAAGGCGCCTACACAGAGGCGGCGGCGTCCACCAGAACGGGATCTTTATTACAAAAAAGGGCTAGCGCCACATTAACTGCCACCGGGCTTACATGTAGGTGCTCCAtcaatatatactatatagtctATTGCGCAATGTCAGGCATTCGATTTTTGGTCGGCGCAGACACGTGCGCAAAGTTTTCATGCGAATTGATAATGACTTTGCCTACCTTCTgaaataaactgcaattgtaaacattaacaaatttgtatactaCTACTTTGTAGTGTGCTGGCGACGCAGTTATCActtaaataaaagtgttgtCGTGGCtgttaattgtttgctgcacGCTGCATAAAAGTGAAATgtgtaaaattgttattttaatgtcGCATAAATAATTCAGAATTTAACATGAGttattcttttgtttatatacatacatatgtatgtatgtgtgtgtgggtgcatAAAATTGCATGCTTAGTGTTCGTGCTGTTTTTAGCTTCTGCTAtgcacaatttaataaatgttaatgacAATGagttaatgttttttattatgaaatagCATCAAATATGGcataagcttttttttttttttacaaaaaatacaaattaagaaTTAAAcgatttcaacatttttaaaattttattcattgaTAAAATTACTTAAGACTTATTTTataacatattaaaaataagataAGATATTCTAAtcttaagtattttttaaattattaaatttaaacagatATTTCgttctgcaaatatttgattttctcTCATGATTgatttcctttttattttttgtttcttatcACTTCtttatttgccaaatttaTAATACGATATAGAAGAAAGGCTAGTTTCAGTATATTATTTCCTGTGTTTTTCTTTccatatttgtaaatttaacataatatttaaattgtatctCAAGCTTGTTGTCTGGCCGTAAACTTTAGTTTGTTGTCACTGACAAAGACGCAGAACTTTGTAGGAAGGGAGTCTAGGCTACGATATTTGtagataattttatttgcaaattactTAAGTAAAAGCAATTATAAGTGCATTAAGAAAGCAACCAAGTTGATAAGGTAGTTAAGCTATTTACTTATTACATATCGAAGCCCACACACTAAAGATGCTTCCGCTAATGTAAAGGGCCGTAAGAGAAAcgtgcaattgcaaattatttaaataatgccTTGATTGCATCGGCAATTACACGTGCTTGTAAATGATATAGTTTATACTTATTACAGAATTCCACGCATTGTTTGGCAATGGCTGAGAACGAACCGCTAGAGGCTGTAAAAAAGCCAAATGATCACATAGTAAGCGCTGAGGAACGTGCTCGAAGACACGCCCCAATGACCGGCAATGGACACacgaaagcaacagcagcaacaacagttggtCATGCCAATGGCAAGCTGCAATCGAATGGAGGCAGCTGTAAGCATATTGAGGCACCCTGTTGTCGCGATATACACGGCAAAGAG encodes:
- the LOC108603521 gene encoding actin-related protein 1; translated protein: MEPYDVVVNQPVVIDNGSGVIKAGFAGEHIPKCRFPNYIGRPKHVRVMAGALEGDIFVGPKAEEHRGLLSIRYPMEHGIVTDWNDMERIWSYIYSKEQLATFTEDHPVLLTEAPLNPRRNREKAAEFFFEGINAPALFVSMQAVLSLYATGRVTGVVLDAGDGVTHAVPIYEGFAMPHSIMRVDIAGRDVTRYLKTLIRREGFNFRSTAEFEIVRSIKEKVCYLATNPQKEETVETEKFSYKLPDGKTLEIGQARFRAPEVLFRPDLLGEECEGIHDVLMYSIEKSDMDLRKMLYQNIVLSGGSTLFKGFGDRLLAELRKHSAKDLKIRIAAPQERLYSTWMGGSILASLDTFKKMWVSKREFEEEGQRAVHRKTF
- the LOC108603520 gene encoding suppressor of fused homolog produces the protein MATAVNPEKKLEPPPGLKALIEHLVSVYPDQPNPLQVTTLLKYWLGGVDPLDYISMYSNNGEGQEENDSLRIPAHWHYVSFGLSDLHGDQRVHPKEEEHSTRSGMGFELTFRLAKTEAELQQQRECPDKPLRPPTWPANLLQSIARYCFQTGNGLCFGDNIPWRKSLDGSANSRMQSLLVAQDPQLGSIDTPFGTVDFCQIVGVTEEEVEQASRWNGRGVLNLLGKDVQTGGDWLVTNMDRGMSVFELFPETLLNLQDDLEKQGSDLAGINAEFTFRELKETKTIKEEVDFQTLNERCASDDNNRQLLESQLKREEPSFPQSMSMSSSSLHKSCPLDNQPQAPDCISLEGIEITLAPYAAKYLMLAIKDRIRHGRHFTFKAQHLALTLVAESVTGAAVSVNEPFGVLGYWLQVLIPDDLVPRLMEAFRNAQLDGNVEPTQRLEFDWPDKNFRLIVDQPVFTLPTAMSIEAAANAAAAI